From a single Ferroacidibacillus organovorans genomic region:
- a CDS encoding heavy-metal-associated domain-containing protein: MAVATIEVQGMTCQGCVKSVTKALQAVDGVTSADVSLEKNQATVTYEEGKATVSDLKLAIEDAGYDVA, from the coding sequence ATGGCGGTGGCAACGATTGAGGTGCAGGGGATGACCTGTCAGGGGTGTGTCAAATCGGTCACGAAGGCGCTGCAGGCGGTTGACGGGGTGACGTCGGCGGACGTGAGTCTTGAGAAAAACCAGGCGACGGTGACCTATGAAGAAGGCAAGGCAACGGTTTCGGATTTGAAGCTGGCGATTGAAGATGCCGGATATGATGTGGCGTAA
- the tnpA gene encoding IS66 family insertion sequence element accessory protein TnpA, translated as MTQEEKQTLRVLWKDRVRDFRASGMTAAAWCAEHQLKTHQLGYWIQQYEKPTSSKPSPAWIPVQIDESPQPAEDGLLLRFGEFTLEVKPGFNRQLLVDVVRVLSQP; from the coding sequence GTGACGCAAGAGGAGAAACAAACGTTACGAGTTCTATGGAAAGATCGCGTTCGCGATTTTCGTGCCAGCGGCATGACCGCCGCTGCATGGTGCGCAGAACATCAGCTCAAAACCCACCAATTAGGGTACTGGATTCAACAGTATGAAAAGCCGACTTCATCGAAACCCTCTCCTGCCTGGATCCCTGTACAGATCGACGAAAGCCCTCAGCCTGCCGAAGATGGATTACTGCTTCGTTTCGGTGAGTTCACGCTTGAAGTCAAGCCGGGTTTTAATCGCCAATTGCTAGTCGACGTCGTGCGTGTGCTCTCACAGCCATGA